In Planctomycetota bacterium, one genomic interval encodes:
- a CDS encoding sigma-70 family RNA polymerase sigma factor, which translates to MIGVVSVCLRDEIALEQDTSTTRMAALITEHQSMLYAYIMTLVGNPVVASDVLQETNLVLWQKAEQFTEGTSFIAWARKAAYFQVLAYARDRKRSIFIFDDELLGEIAEESAKKLAAHDRQRSLLHRCLKRLSPRNRELIQRRYSPGGSVANLAREFGQSVGAISQALYRSRQALIDCTRSIAEQEENA; encoded by the coding sequence ATGATAGGCGTCGTATCCGTTTGTTTGCGAGATGAGATCGCGTTGGAACAGGACACCTCCACAACCCGGATGGCGGCTCTGATTACCGAGCATCAGAGCATGTTGTACGCCTACATCATGACGCTGGTGGGCAATCCCGTCGTGGCGTCGGATGTGCTTCAGGAGACGAATCTGGTGCTCTGGCAGAAGGCCGAGCAGTTCACCGAAGGGACGAGCTTCATCGCCTGGGCCCGCAAGGCGGCTTACTTTCAGGTGCTCGCCTACGCCCGCGACCGCAAGCGCAGCATATTCATTTTCGACGACGAGCTTCTGGGCGAGATCGCTGAGGAGTCGGCCAAGAAACTGGCGGCGCATGACCGGCAGCGGAGTCTTTTGCATCGCTGCCTCAAGCGTCTTTCACCGCGCAATCGCGAATTGATTCAGCGCCGCTACAGCCCCGGCGGATCGGTCGCCAATCTCGCCCGCGAGTTCGGGCAGTCGGTCGGCGCGATCTCGCAGGCGCTGTACCGCTCGCGGCAGGCGCTGATCGACTGCACGCGTTCGATTGCGGAGCAGGAGGAAAACGCGTGA
- a CDS encoding DUF1553 domain-containing protein — MQNRKVLWRNLLQCSLAIAAIGLIAGGAIAGDKEKDAAAQHYADLVAADGPVAWYRFEEDKGANRILNDRHTLLADRGDGQTVDGVVLGISGAQPGNGFPRFDDQNRAALFDGQGSRIVIDDPGDKSPFDFDNGDTITLEAWVDLQRFSGSQILYIVGKGRTGRKGVTPDNQNWAMRLTNREGEALLTFVYHDRVTNQADPSSDWHRWTSETGVPVATGWHHLVLVYPFGDPTGLRGYIDGEPVTGLWDMGGPSTEPPVIDNDQVWIGSSMGGSPNSSFDGGIDEVAIYRKALTADQVAARFAFEGKRTPSQRLADASTGVLPSLPALPSDHVYVQVIEGLSDLTWKFDSSKIRVTDAYESDAFGFPFITRKYNSKGLIIDRSATQMLRAAATIHMPAGEHDLLLRSLNGARLLIDGHVVAETPFTRGSGDGYEKVPDMSDALGTGMRVLAAGHGEKVYTFVSDGQPHVIEVRAFLGGKKYRPEIGELSVSTRMGDDMFCLVSPRDEVHVQMTDADWEAYARDEQDRMVELNAQRRREVGKAEAAYWQHRHDLTRAAVAKEPPIDVPAVKSTSAVFNDVDRFIEAKLEEQNIEPAPLCDDNTFLRRIYIDTVGVFPTPAEIKRFYADPPETRRVKAIDRLLADRRWADNWVPYWQDVLAENPAILKATLNNTGPFRYFIRESFIDNKPIDRFTTELIMMEGSEYFGGPKGFEMATQNDVPMAAKAHVVGQAFLAIEMKCARCHDSPYSDVVQEDTFSVAAMLKRGGQKVPLTSSIPLDPEAIKRLIVEVTLKPGSTVQPKWPFGELIAADAPLPEGIVRDPKDSREDLAARITWYQDQRFARVIVNRLWARYLGFGIMSRVEDWTDLKPSHPKLLDYLARELVTNDYDLKHIARLIFNSNTYQRQIVAGKCEPNSDNVHYFASPMHRRMTAEQIVDSMFAAVGKRFKSEMLTMDPEDRRTASVMTNLGAPRYAWEFTSLSNERDRPSLSLPYAQSVVDVLSTFGWRQSRQNPLNCRDDTPTVQQPAILANGVVTRRIVGLSDDNALTQLALTASTPEAFIDGVYERLMTRPPTKTERDVLVPFIADGFEHRLVDAPPTGERPLPNRALAVSWSNHLTPEANEIKLEVEKIAREGDRPTARLSPDWRMRAEDAVWAVLNNPEFVFIP, encoded by the coding sequence ATGCAAAATCGTAAGGTGTTATGGCGAAATCTGTTGCAATGCTCATTGGCCATCGCTGCGATCGGTTTGATCGCCGGCGGAGCCATCGCGGGGGACAAGGAAAAGGACGCGGCGGCGCAACATTACGCCGATCTGGTGGCGGCGGACGGGCCCGTGGCGTGGTATCGGTTCGAGGAGGACAAGGGGGCCAATCGCATACTCAACGACCGGCACACGCTGCTGGCTGACCGTGGGGACGGGCAGACGGTCGATGGCGTCGTGCTGGGCATCAGCGGCGCGCAGCCCGGCAACGGGTTCCCCCGTTTTGACGATCAGAACCGGGCCGCCCTGTTTGACGGGCAGGGCAGCCGCATCGTCATCGATGACCCCGGCGACAAGAGCCCGTTCGACTTCGACAATGGCGACACGATCACCCTCGAAGCATGGGTCGATCTTCAGCGCTTCAGCGGTTCGCAGATTCTCTACATCGTCGGCAAGGGCCGCACCGGACGCAAAGGCGTCACGCCGGACAATCAGAACTGGGCCATGCGCCTGACCAACCGCGAAGGCGAAGCGCTGCTGACGTTCGTGTATCACGATCGTGTGACCAATCAGGCCGACCCGTCCAGCGACTGGCACCGCTGGACGAGCGAGACGGGCGTGCCCGTCGCCACCGGCTGGCATCATCTCGTGCTCGTCTACCCCTTCGGCGACCCGACGGGCTTGCGCGGCTACATCGACGGCGAACCGGTCACCGGACTTTGGGACATGGGCGGACCCAGCACCGAGCCGCCCGTCATCGATAACGATCAGGTCTGGATCGGCTCGTCCATGGGCGGGTCCCCCAACAGCAGCTTCGACGGCGGGATCGACGAAGTGGCCATCTACCGCAAGGCCCTGACCGCCGACCAGGTCGCCGCCCGCTTCGCCTTCGAAGGCAAGCGCACGCCCAGCCAGCGCCTCGCCGACGCAAGCACCGGCGTCCTTCCGTCGCTGCCCGCGCTGCCCTCTGATCATGTTTACGTGCAGGTTATCGAAGGCCTTTCCGATCTGACATGGAAGTTCGACTCGTCCAAAATCCGCGTCACCGACGCCTACGAATCCGACGCCTTCGGCTTTCCCTTCATCACGCGCAAGTACAACAGCAAGGGCCTGATCATCGACCGCAGCGCGACGCAGATGCTCCGAGCCGCGGCGACGATTCACATGCCCGCCGGTGAACATGACCTGCTGCTCCGCTCGCTCAACGGCGCACGCCTCCTCATCGACGGCCACGTCGTCGCCGAGACGCCTTTCACGCGCGGCAGCGGCGACGGATATGAAAAAGTGCCCGATATGTCCGATGCTTTGGGCACGGGCATGCGCGTCCTCGCCGCCGGTCACGGGGAAAAAGTCTACACGTTCGTCTCCGATGGCCAGCCCCATGTGATCGAAGTCCGCGCCTTCCTCGGCGGAAAAAAATACCGCCCGGAGATCGGCGAACTGTCCGTCAGCACACGCATGGGTGACGATATGTTCTGCCTGGTCAGCCCGCGGGACGAAGTGCATGTTCAGATGACCGATGCGGACTGGGAGGCGTATGCCCGCGATGAGCAGGACCGCATGGTCGAACTTAACGCCCAGCGCCGCCGCGAAGTCGGCAAGGCCGAGGCGGCCTATTGGCAGCATCGCCACGACCTGACGCGCGCCGCCGTCGCCAAGGAGCCGCCCATCGACGTGCCCGCCGTCAAGAGCACCAGCGCCGTTTTCAACGATGTCGATCGCTTCATCGAGGCCAAGCTCGAAGAGCAGAACATCGAACCAGCCCCGCTGTGCGATGACAACACCTTCCTCCGCCGCATTTACATCGACACCGTCGGCGTGTTCCCTACGCCCGCCGAGATCAAGCGTTTTTACGCCGACCCGCCCGAGACGCGGCGGGTCAAGGCGATCGATCGCCTGCTTGCTGATCGGCGATGGGCGGACAACTGGGTTCCCTACTGGCAGGACGTGCTCGCCGAGAACCCCGCCATTCTCAAGGCGACCCTCAACAACACCGGGCCCTTTCGCTATTTCATCCGTGAATCGTTCATCGACAACAAGCCCATCGACCGCTTCACCACCGAGCTGATCATGATGGAGGGCTCGGAATACTTCGGCGGGCCCAAGGGTTTCGAGATGGCGACGCAGAACGACGTGCCCATGGCGGCGAAGGCCCACGTCGTCGGCCAGGCGTTTCTGGCCATCGAGATGAAGTGCGCCCGCTGCCATGACTCGCCCTACAGCGATGTCGTGCAGGAGGACACCTTCTCCGTCGCCGCTATGCTCAAGCGGGGCGGACAGAAAGTGCCGTTGACTTCGTCCATCCCGCTCGACCCCGAAGCCATCAAACGCCTCATCGTCGAAGTCACCCTCAAGCCCGGCTCGACCGTGCAGCCCAAGTGGCCCTTCGGCGAACTCATCGCCGCCGATGCGCCGCTGCCGGAGGGCATCGTGCGCGATCCGAAGGATTCCCGCGAGGATCTGGCCGCCCGCATCACCTGGTATCAGGACCAGCGTTTCGCCCGCGTGATCGTCAATCGTCTCTGGGCCCGCTATCTCGGGTTCGGCATCATGTCGCGCGTCGAGGACTGGACCGATCTCAAGCCCTCGCATCCGAAGCTGCTTGATTACCTCGCCCGCGAGCTGGTCACCAATGACTACGACCTCAAGCACATCGCCCGGCTGATCTTCAACTCCAACACCTACCAGCGGCAGATCGTCGCCGGCAAGTGCGAGCCGAATTCGGATAATGTGCACTACTTCGCTTCGCCCATGCACCGGCGCATGACCGCCGAGCAGATCGTCGATTCGATGTTCGCCGCCGTGGGCAAACGCTTCAAGAGCGAAATGCTCACCATGGACCCGGAGGATCGCCGGACCGCATCGGTGATGACCAACCTTGGCGCTCCGCGCTACGCATGGGAGTTCACTTCGCTTTCCAATGAGCGCGACCGCCCGTCGCTTTCGCTGCCGTATGCCCAGAGCGTCGTCGACGTTCTTTCGACGTTCGGCTGGAGGCAGTCGCGGCAGAACCCGCTCAATTGCCGCGACGACACGCCGACCGTGCAGCAGCCGGCGATACTCGCCAACGGCGTCGTCACCCGGCGCATCGTCGGCTTGAGCGATGACAATGCGCTGACCCAACTGGCCCTGACCGCGTCGACGCCTGAGGCGTTCATCGACGGCGTGTACGAACGGCTCATGACCCGTCCGCCGACGAAGACGGAGCGCGATGTGCTTGTGCCTTTCATCGCCGACGGGTTCGAGCATCGCCTCGTCGACGCTCCGCCGACCGGCGAGCGGCCGCTTCCGAATCGCGCGCTGGCGGTGTCATGGTCCAACCATCTGACGCCCGAGGCCAACGAAATCAAGCTCGAAGTCGAGAAGATCGCCCGCGAAGGCGATCGCCCGACCGCCCGGCTTTCGCCCGATTGGCGCATGCGGGCCGAGGACGCCGTCTGGGCCGTGCTCAACAATCCCGAGTTCGTCTTCATCCCCTGA
- a CDS encoding DUF1501 domain-containing protein: MSSQHLNRRRFLAASAAASASALAAPSLLRAAEASKSKVPLGKADHCIMIWLGGGFSQIDTFDPKQLGNPEKKQAGSYYPKIATAVKGVEVTEHLAKTANLMDRFTAVRTVHHEVIDEHAAAVNRMHTGRPTSGAIVYPSIGSIVAACKGDATASVPSYVVAGYPNLTRGPGFLGAQHSYMYLIDTDSGPVGLTRPDDIPDDRAARRQALLGKLEAGYTQRIGPEKAVAAYSATSDKAFRLSGQQFMDVFNLKEESKSLRESYGEEFGQRCLLARRLVQAGVSFVEVSHNLNFVNGTGWDVHNKGILNQHVLIKQLDAALSTLTTDLERCKMLDKTLIVVAGEFGRPGHFDGGGGRGHHGKSFTVVLGGGGLNHMGAYGQTNEFAEEIVSDPVGVPDVFATVFNALGIKPSKTLYDGDRPVPITDMGAPIAPLFS; encoded by the coding sequence ATGTCATCGCAACATTTGAATCGCCGCCGTTTCCTTGCCGCTTCCGCCGCCGCCTCGGCGTCCGCGCTGGCGGCGCCGTCGCTGCTCCGCGCCGCTGAGGCGAGCAAGTCGAAGGTCCCGCTGGGCAAGGCCGATCACTGCATCATGATCTGGCTCGGCGGCGGATTCTCGCAGATCGACACCTTCGATCCCAAACAGCTCGGCAATCCGGAAAAGAAGCAGGCCGGCTCGTACTACCCGAAGATCGCCACGGCCGTCAAAGGCGTCGAAGTGACCGAGCATCTGGCGAAGACGGCGAATCTGATGGACCGTTTCACCGCCGTGCGCACGGTGCATCATGAAGTCATCGACGAGCACGCCGCCGCGGTGAATCGCATGCACACCGGCCGCCCCACCAGCGGCGCGATCGTCTATCCGTCGATCGGCTCCATCGTCGCCGCCTGCAAGGGCGACGCCACCGCCTCTGTGCCGTCCTACGTCGTCGCCGGTTACCCGAACCTGACGCGCGGCCCCGGTTTCCTCGGCGCTCAGCACAGCTACATGTACCTCATCGACACCGACTCGGGCCCCGTCGGCCTGACGCGCCCCGATGACATTCCCGACGACCGCGCCGCACGCCGACAGGCCCTGCTCGGAAAACTCGAAGCCGGTTACACGCAGCGCATCGGCCCCGAAAAAGCCGTCGCCGCCTACAGCGCCACCAGCGACAAGGCCTTCCGTCTTTCCGGCCAGCAGTTCATGGACGTCTTCAATCTCAAAGAGGAATCCAAGTCGCTGCGCGAGTCCTACGGCGAGGAGTTCGGCCAGCGCTGCCTTCTGGCGCGCCGCCTGGTGCAGGCCGGCGTGAGCTTCGTCGAAGTCTCGCACAACCTCAACTTCGTCAACGGCACCGGCTGGGACGTGCACAACAAGGGCATCCTCAATCAGCATGTGCTCATCAAGCAGCTTGACGCCGCGCTGTCGACGCTCACGACGGACCTGGAGCGGTGCAAGATGCTCGACAAGACGCTGATCGTCGTCGCCGGGGAGTTCGGCCGGCCCGGCCACTTCGACGGCGGCGGCGGGCGCGGACATCACGGCAAATCCTTCACCGTCGTCCTCGGCGGCGGCGGACTCAATCACATGGGCGCCTACGGGCAGACCAACGAATTCGCCGAGGAAATCGTCTCCGACCCCGTCGGCGTCCCCGATGTTTTCGCCACGGTTTTCAACGCTTTGGGCATCAAGCCGTCCAAAACGCTGTATGATGGCGATCGCCCCGTGCCGATCACGGACATGGGCGCTCCCATCGCTCCGCTCTTTAGCTGA
- a CDS encoding DUF1611 domain-containing protein, with the protein MIRKLVILTEGASDPIGAKTAVCILRYRREQVVAVLDSTNAGRTTGDVLGVGGDLPMIASLDEAPDANTLLIGIATSGGKLPPQMRTTIMKAIERGWNIEAGLHQFLSDDVEFVAAAKRSGSTLRDVRKNSERDVSTRQGIDERCLRIATVGHDCSCGKMITSVEVTNDLVRRGVDAKFVATGQTGILVEGDGCPIDCVVADFVNGAAEKLVKANQHHQVMLIEGQGSLVQPRYSSVTLGLLHGSMPHGMIMCYEVGRTRVHNMTHIEIPPLELIIETYERMANLMHPSKVIAIAMNSRKCTDDEAAAERDRMKHRFGLPVCDPIRHGPGELVDAVLSLKAQLGK; encoded by the coding sequence ATGATTCGCAAGCTTGTCATTCTCACCGAAGGCGCGTCGGACCCGATTGGGGCGAAGACGGCCGTGTGCATCCTCCGTTACCGCCGCGAGCAGGTCGTCGCGGTGCTCGATTCGACGAACGCCGGGCGGACGACGGGCGACGTGCTCGGCGTCGGGGGCGACCTGCCGATGATCGCGTCGCTCGATGAAGCCCCGGACGCCAACACGCTGCTGATCGGCATCGCCACCAGCGGCGGCAAGCTTCCGCCGCAGATGCGCACGACGATCATGAAGGCGATCGAGCGCGGGTGGAACATCGAAGCGGGGCTGCACCAGTTCCTGTCCGACGATGTAGAGTTCGTCGCCGCGGCCAAACGGAGCGGGTCCACGCTGCGCGACGTGCGCAAAAATTCGGAGCGCGACGTGTCGACCCGGCAGGGCATCGACGAACGCTGCCTGCGCATCGCCACCGTGGGACACGATTGCAGTTGCGGCAAGATGATCACGAGCGTCGAGGTCACCAACGACCTCGTCCGCCGCGGCGTCGACGCCAAGTTCGTCGCCACCGGCCAGACCGGCATCCTCGTCGAAGGCGACGGCTGCCCCATCGACTGCGTCGTCGCCGACTTCGTCAACGGCGCCGCGGAAAAGCTCGTCAAGGCGAACCAGCACCATCAGGTGATGCTCATCGAGGGGCAGGGCAGTCTGGTGCAGCCGCGGTATTCGTCGGTCACGCTGGGGCTTTTGCACGGGTCGATGCCGCACGGGATGATCATGTGCTACGAAGTCGGCCGCACGCGCGTGCACAACATGACGCACATCGAGATTCCGCCGCTGGAGTTGATCATCGAGACGTACGAGCGGATGGCGAACCTGATGCACCCGAGCAAGGTGATCGCCATCGCCATGAACAGCCGCAAATGCACCGATGACGAAGCAGCGGCGGAGCGCGATCGCATGAAGCATCGCTTTGGCCTGCCGGTGTGCGATCCGATTCGACACGGCCCCGGCGAGCTCGTCGATGCGGTGTTGTCGCTCAAAGCTCAATTGGGAAAGTGA
- a CDS encoding dipeptide epimerase — translation MKLTLRTYTLPLEYAFTTAHHSKTHAQTVIVELADGELRGYGEAPDNFYFNATPDKTLAAIESVREIVERAPLDPRNFYEALREPLSRHPFALCALDEAMWDMHGKSMGKPLWEIWGLAAPGGLVSDYTIGLDTLEAMKGKLADHAGWPVYKIKLGTDDDVRIVRELRGTTDAVLRVDANCAWSAEQTVENAAALAALNVEFIEQPMKADQWDAMEKVHAASALPIIADESCLSMADVERCAGRFAGVNVKLTKSGGLTPALAMLRRARELGLRTMVGCMTETTIGISAAAQLVPLLDYADMDGATLLAEDVATGTRLEKGRIVFTDAPGCGGELVC, via the coding sequence ATGAAGCTCACCCTTCGCACCTACACGCTGCCGCTTGAGTACGCCTTCACCACGGCGCATCATTCCAAGACGCATGCGCAGACCGTGATTGTCGAACTGGCCGACGGCGAACTTCGCGGATACGGCGAAGCGCCGGACAATTTTTACTTCAATGCGACGCCCGACAAGACCCTCGCCGCGATCGAATCGGTGCGGGAGATTGTCGAACGCGCCCCGCTCGATCCCCGGAACTTTTATGAGGCGCTGCGCGAACCGTTGTCGCGACATCCGTTCGCGCTGTGCGCGCTGGATGAGGCGATGTGGGATATGCACGGCAAATCGATGGGCAAGCCGCTGTGGGAAATTTGGGGGCTTGCGGCGCCGGGCGGGCTGGTCAGCGATTACACCATCGGGCTCGACACGCTGGAGGCGATGAAGGGGAAACTCGCCGATCACGCGGGCTGGCCGGTGTACAAGATCAAGCTGGGGACGGACGACGATGTGCGGATCGTGCGCGAGCTGCGGGGGACGACGGACGCGGTGTTGCGCGTCGATGCGAACTGCGCATGGAGCGCCGAGCAGACGGTTGAGAACGCCGCGGCGCTGGCGGCATTGAACGTCGAGTTCATCGAGCAGCCGATGAAGGCGGACCAGTGGGACGCGATGGAGAAGGTCCATGCGGCGTCGGCGCTGCCGATCATTGCGGACGAGAGCTGTTTATCGATGGCGGATGTGGAGCGATGCGCGGGGCGGTTCGCGGGCGTAAATGTGAAGCTGACCAAGAGCGGCGGGCTGACGCCGGCGCTGGCGATGCTGCGGCGGGCACGCGAGTTGGGATTGCGAACGATGGTCGGATGCATGACGGAGACGACGATCGGCATCAGTGCGGCGGCGCAGCTTGTTCCGCTCCTGGACTATGCGGACATGGATGGGGCGACGCTTTTGGCGGAGGACGTTGCGACGGGGACGCGCCTGGAAAAAGGGCGCATCGTTTTTACCGATGCGCCCGGGTGCGGAGGGGAACTGGTTTGCTGA
- a CDS encoding PDZ domain-containing protein, which yields MNRWLKQAAVVTFALSTSLAFAAPPPPPEGGPQDGPPPRDGRPPRGPEDGRGGPGGPGHDHDGPPRQREVTYLGIATGPLPAPLAAQLKLPEGTGLLVEYVEDGSPAAAAGIARFDVLQKLGDQLLVNPEQLRTLIQSHKEGQDVKLTIIHAGEAKDVSAKLAKKMIEDRPPMQMFGPGGGPEGRGPGGQGPDGRGRDGHDGHDGHGAPGAPGGPGMDHRMMGPGMMPMNPEMRNKMLDEMRDRLRESGLSREQVDRIIERMQNQMGNMRGPGMMRGGADGGRPGDDHARHEHGGPGDSVIGVQSMSLSYSDDDHTLSITVNDGKRSLVAKDKAGKVLFDGPINTEEERAKIPAEVRDKVNRLERQAHISVHVDGEGDRHEHPRDGQRPDGPPDREGPPPPPRGDGPPPAL from the coding sequence ATGAATCGCTGGCTCAAACAAGCCGCCGTGGTGACGTTCGCACTCAGCACGTCGCTCGCCTTCGCCGCCCCGCCGCCGCCGCCGGAGGGCGGACCTCAGGACGGACCCCCGCCGCGCGACGGTCGTCCGCCGCGCGGACCCGAAGACGGACGCGGAGGCCCGGGCGGTCCCGGGCATGATCACGATGGCCCCCCGCGCCAGCGCGAGGTGACGTACCTGGGCATCGCCACCGGCCCGTTGCCCGCCCCGCTGGCGGCGCAGCTCAAGCTCCCCGAAGGCACCGGCCTGCTCGTCGAGTATGTCGAGGACGGCTCCCCCGCCGCCGCCGCCGGCATCGCCAGGTTCGACGTCCTTCAGAAGCTCGGCGATCAACTGCTCGTCAACCCCGAACAGCTTCGCACGCTCATCCAGTCGCACAAGGAAGGCCAGGACGTCAAGCTGACGATCATCCATGCCGGCGAGGCCAAGGATGTCAGCGCCAAGCTGGCCAAGAAGATGATCGAGGATCGTCCGCCGATGCAGATGTTCGGTCCCGGCGGCGGTCCGGAAGGGCGCGGGCCCGGCGGACAGGGCCCTGACGGCCGCGGGCGTGATGGACACGATGGTCATGACGGGCACGGCGCTCCTGGCGCGCCAGGCGGTCCGGGAATGGACCATCGCATGATGGGTCCGGGCATGATGCCCATGAACCCCGAGATGCGCAACAAGATGCTCGACGAAATGCGCGATCGGCTTCGTGAATCCGGCCTCAGCCGCGAGCAGGTCGACCGCATCATCGAACGCATGCAGAATCAGATGGGCAACATGCGCGGACCGGGCATGATGCGCGGCGGCGCCGACGGCGGACGCCCCGGCGACGACCACGCACGCCACGAACACGGCGGCCCCGGCGACTCCGTCATCGGCGTCCAGTCCATGTCGCTCAGCTACTCCGATGATGATCACACCCTGTCCATCACCGTCAACGACGGCAAGCGCTCGCTCGTCGCCAAGGACAAGGCCGGCAAGGTCCTCTTCGACGGCCCGATCAACACCGAAGAGGAACGAGCCAAGATTCCCGCCGAGGTCCGCGACAAGGTCAACCGACTCGAACGCCAGGCGCACATCAGCGTGCACGTCGACGGCGAAGGCGATCGCCATGAACATCCGCGCGACGGCCAGCGCCCCGATGGCCCGCCCGATCGCGAAGGCCCCCCGCCGCCCCCGCGCGGCGACGGCCCGCCACCGGCCCTCTGA
- a CDS encoding sigma-70 family RNA polymerase sigma factor, with protein MAGLEQIYTEHRQGLFTLALTITRRPELAEDAVHEAFVRLCRSTSQRSGDPVAYVFASVRNAAIDQLRRRPKDRSESSIFAAPVSPAATPMHEAADAERDRLVREALEQLPDDQRQVIVMKLYGNLTFEQIAAAHQEPLSTISSRYRRGLDRLRASVESLV; from the coding sequence ATGGCCGGACTGGAACAGATTTACACCGAGCATCGCCAAGGCCTGTTCACGCTGGCGTTGACGATCACGCGTCGGCCGGAGCTCGCCGAGGACGCGGTGCATGAGGCGTTCGTTCGCCTCTGCCGTTCGACGAGCCAGCGGAGCGGGGATCCGGTGGCGTATGTGTTCGCCTCCGTGCGCAACGCCGCGATCGATCAGCTTCGCCGGCGCCCGAAGGACCGCAGTGAGTCATCGATCTTCGCCGCCCCGGTTTCGCCCGCGGCGACGCCGATGCATGAAGCGGCCGACGCGGAGCGGGATCGGCTGGTGCGCGAAGCGCTGGAGCAATTACCGGATGACCAACGACAGGTCATCGTCATGAAGCTCTACGGCAACCTGACCTTCGAACAGATCGCCGCGGCGCATCAGGAGCCGCTGTCGACGATCAGCAGCCGGTACCGCCGGGGATTGGACCGGCTGCGTGCAAGCGTGGAGAGTCTCGTATGA
- a CDS encoding sulfatase-like hydrolase/transferase yields MRKDRNIVLVVGGGLRQDVAFGTGTWAVRTPNLDAFAADGLKLGLMAASPAATPSLVSLFTGLHPRQHGLLDEGATVGRLHGWLGRFVEAGYYTAGVGRVALIADHLNEAAVVNDIASPWSGQCAYMRYLKSRGLVDRVTKQRNQRFSTKPFAYDNFGLTAPSDDVDGFITQQSLMLIESLPQDKPWILVIAYTGPGNDLPAPPAYLAKVKPDKLGGGFVPLDQRSSDDYADCPYPRALLQQLDTKTMATIRHHYLGRVAMFDNMMGLLADTLDRCGHGERTWVAITSDRGKLLGERGLLGHRSMLRPAVEVPLWLLPPQGVKRFPDPPQHGLMSTTDLAATLCMIGAVDAPHGSRGQCLLPAMHNRPVGRESVISEYGTRLLLATQRHRVVFDIETDQPRSLFDIVKDPRQQNDLIGRPDELVLLDMLRYQLAGALLPLRPTRWAA; encoded by the coding sequence ATGCGCAAAGATCGCAACATTGTGCTGGTGGTGGGTGGCGGATTACGCCAGGATGTGGCGTTCGGCACGGGGACGTGGGCCGTACGGACGCCGAATCTCGACGCCTTCGCCGCCGACGGGCTGAAGCTGGGCCTGATGGCCGCTTCGCCGGCCGCCACGCCTTCGCTGGTGAGTCTTTTTACCGGGCTTCACCCCCGCCAGCACGGGTTACTGGACGAAGGGGCGACGGTGGGCCGGCTGCACGGCTGGCTCGGTCGATTCGTCGAAGCCGGCTACTACACCGCCGGCGTCGGCCGCGTCGCCCTCATCGCCGACCACCTCAACGAGGCCGCCGTCGTCAATGACATCGCCTCCCCGTGGTCAGGCCAGTGCGCCTACATGCGTTACCTCAAATCGCGCGGCCTCGTCGACCGCGTCACCAAGCAGCGCAACCAGCGATTCTCCACCAAGCCCTTCGCCTACGACAACTTCGGCCTGACCGCGCCCAGCGACGACGTCGACGGGTTCATCACACAACAGTCCCTCATGCTCATCGAGAGTCTCCCGCAGGATAAGCCCTGGATCCTCGTCATCGCCTACACCGGCCCCGGCAACGACCTGCCCGCGCCCCCGGCTTACCTCGCCAAGGTCAAGCCCGACAAACTTGGCGGCGGATTCGTCCCGCTCGATCAGCGCTCCAGCGACGACTACGCCGATTGTCCGTATCCCCGGGCGCTGTTGCAGCAACTCGATACGAAAACGATGGCGACGATCCGTCACCATTATCTCGGCCGTGTCGCCATGTTCGACAACATGATGGGCCTGCTCGCCGACACGCTCGACCGCTGCGGGCACGGCGAGCGGACATGGGTCGCCATCACGTCCGACCGCGGCAAGCTGCTGGGCGAACGAGGTCTGTTGGGGCATCGCTCGATGCTTCGACCCGCGGTCGAAGTGCCGCTGTGGCTTTTGCCGCCGCAGGGCGTCAAGCGATTCCCCGATCCGCCCCAGCACGGACTGATGAGCACCACCGACCTCGCCGCCACGCTCTGCATGATCGGCGCCGTCGACGCCCCGCATGGCTCGCGCGGTCAATGTCTTCTGCCGGCGATGCACAACCGCCCCGTCGGCCGCGAGTCCGTCATCAGCGAATACGGCACGCGGCTGCTGCTGGCCACGCAGCGGCACCGCGTCGTCTTCGACATCGAAACCGATCAGCCGCGCTCGCTCTTTGACATCGTCAAGGACCCGCGCCAGCAGAACGACCTCATCGGCCGCCCCGACGAACTGGTCCTGCTCGATATGCTGCGCTATCAGCTCGCCGGCGCGCTATTGCCGCTGCGCCCCACGCGCTGGGCGGCGTGA